CTTAAACGGCAGCGTCAATCAGGTCATCATCACCTGGCTTCTCTACCGCAAGCCCCGCGACCTGATGAAAGCTGTCGTCTCGATCATCGAACGCACGATGACGCTGCTGCGCCCGGTCGCGGCGGAGGAGAGTAAGCGTGCGCGGCGACGCGACCGAGTGACCCGTCAAGATTGAGAGTGGAGGGGGCGCAGCGCAACCCTCTGCACGGGATCTGCATCGAAGGTTAAGCCATATGCACAGCAGGATCGGCTCTTTCGACGTTACGATCGACGCGGAAGGTGTTGCCACAGTCCTCTTCTCCCGACCACCCGTTAACGCCGTCTCCTTGTCGGTCTACGAGGATATCGGGCGGCTCGTCGAGGCGGTTGAGGCCGACGGGGCGATCCGGGTCGTGGTGATCACCGCGCCGCGTGGGGCGCGAGCCTGGTGCGGCG
The genomic region above belongs to Rhizobiales bacterium GAS188 and contains:
- a CDS encoding enoyl-CoA hydratase/enoyl-CoA hydratase/3-hydroxypropionyl-coenzyme A dehydratase (partial gene;~manually curated) encodes the protein MHSRIGSFDVTIDAEGVATVLFSRPPVNAVSLSVYEDIGRLVEAVEADGAIRVVVITAPRGARAWCGGADLNEFKGMDPERRKERYRFINEQVPRLYRLDRPVIAAINGAAIGIG